In a genomic window of Thermosynechococcus sp. CL-1:
- a CDS encoding CHASE3 domain-containing protein: MFLRKVVGSIRYRAGLIIAMPIICLFIIVASFIWLKLNLIEDDEWVLHTQKVRLETQKLLNLLLDLETGVRGYSLTRSHSFLQPYITAKSRIVPSLEKIRGLVQDNPEQLKALDSIEETLHQNIQIFDRYVYSENFASTTHVFSKSNQEQNIDWNKSRILMERARQSIYEFYKNEEVLLGDRRQHQIEYRELAWSIIIAAAVIGGIASLLSVRLFYQLVAELEFRENSLRENNEKLSVVCHQLQRFTANASHELRAPLSAILSNSQLALMILEEELQDDSESFATVQQNLNNICQIAKQMANLVSDLLFLARHEGQLANCQSFNAHALIKELAEEWQQPMDNQGITFVVQFPELPVMVKGDFLLLKQAIANLLRNACAYTPRGGKVVLGLQPTDRGVQVAVADTGIGIPEGALPHVCERFYRIAQGQEQPKGFGLGLAIVKQIVDAHQGQLQIHSRVGKGTTVTITLLPSGR; this comes from the coding sequence ATGTTTCTTAGGAAAGTAGTTGGATCAATTCGCTATCGTGCTGGCTTAATTATTGCCATGCCGATTATCTGTCTGTTCATTATTGTCGCGTCATTTATATGGTTGAAGCTAAACCTAATTGAAGATGATGAATGGGTGTTGCATACGCAAAAAGTACGACTAGAAACGCAAAAACTACTTAACTTACTGCTGGACTTGGAAACAGGTGTGCGTGGCTATAGCCTGACACGCAGTCACAGCTTTCTGCAACCTTACATCACAGCAAAATCTCGCATTGTTCCATCATTGGAAAAAATTAGAGGGCTGGTACAGGATAATCCTGAGCAACTTAAAGCTTTAGACTCCATCGAGGAAACCCTTCATCAAAACATTCAGATTTTTGATCGTTACGTATATTCAGAAAATTTTGCATCTACGACTCATGTATTCAGTAAGTCCAACCAAGAGCAGAATATTGATTGGAATAAAAGTCGAATTTTAATGGAAAGAGCACGGCAAAGCATTTACGAATTTTATAAAAATGAGGAGGTGCTGTTGGGCGATCGCCGGCAGCACCAAATTGAGTATCGAGAATTGGCATGGTCAATTATAATTGCTGCCGCCGTGATTGGTGGTATTGCTAGCTTACTCTCTGTTCGCTTGTTTTATCAGCTGGTTGCGGAGCTAGAATTTCGCGAAAATTCCCTTAGGGAAAATAATGAAAAACTATCTGTTGTTTGTCATCAGCTTCAGCGATTTACAGCCAATGCTTCCCATGAGCTAAGGGCACCTTTATCAGCAATTTTAAGTAATAGTCAGCTGGCTCTAATGATCCTAGAAGAAGAGCTGCAAGATGACAGTGAATCATTTGCAACTGTGCAGCAAAATTTAAACAACATTTGCCAGATTGCAAAACAAATGGCCAATTTAGTCAGCGATCTGCTGTTTTTGGCTCGCCATGAAGGTCAATTGGCCAATTGCCAATCGTTTAATGCCCATGCGCTGATCAAGGAATTAGCTGAAGAGTGGCAGCAGCCCATGGATAACCAAGGGATCACATTTGTGGTTCAATTCCCTGAATTGCCCGTCATGGTAAAGGGTGACTTTTTGCTGCTCAAGCAAGCAATTGCAAACCTTTTGAGAAATGCCTGTGCCTATACCCCTAGGGGTGGCAAGGTGGTACTAGGACTACAGCCAACGGATCGCGGTGTTCAAGTTGCTGTAGCCGATACAGGTATTGGTATTCCTGAGGGCGCCCTTCCCCATGTGTGTGAACGCTTTTATCGCATTGCTCAAGGCCAGGAACAACCAAAGGGTTTTGGTTTAGGGCTGGCAATCGTCAAACAAATTGTTGATGCTCATCAAGGACAGCTGCAAATTCACAGTCGCGTGGGGAAGGGAACAACGGTGACCATTACCTTACTCCCAAGCGGACGTTGA
- a CDS encoding ShlB/FhaC/HecB family hemolysin secretion/activation protein: MKTNLFAPVALLSVLGSTGAVLPALAIPVLTPTQQDIQPPLPEPPPLPSPSPPALEPPPSPPSPAPESENVLIPVQKIVVEGSTIFGPAEFDPIIKPLEGRQVTLAELQGAADAITKLYLEGGYLTSRAVLGEQVARDGVIRIQVLEGRLEDIRIEGNKGIIQRYIRSRIALGAGVPLNSNRLEEQLRLLRTDPLFANLSASLRPGTTPQDSILVVRVVPARWFNAAFGLDNNTPPAIAPSRATVFLGYNNLSGRGDSVYGSYAISNNLSTFDWGASNTVEFGYSLPLNAMNGTLTIRTVQADSEITRPPALAGLNIRSESSIYEASFRQPVIRNLREELAFGIGFLMQSAQTFVLGVPTPISIGSDPSGYSATRVLEVSQEYIRRDPQGAWVFRSQFNFGLPIFGATENPSPTPDGTFFSWLGQGQRLQRLWADNFLILRTDVQLSPNSLLPFHQFVIGGPLSVRGYSTNALSGDNGLRFSGEARFPILRTANRRPIISIGPLFDLGVVWNNSRNPAGAVPDNVIAGLGMGLLVQPTPNLDIQFQYAAPLIDLSGQTRSLQSDGIYFTLTVRP, translated from the coding sequence GTGAAAACAAACTTATTTGCACCCGTTGCCCTTCTCTCTGTTCTCGGCAGTACGGGAGCGGTGTTACCTGCTTTAGCGATTCCAGTTCTCACCCCCACCCAACAGGATATTCAGCCCCCCCTACCGGAACCACCCCCTCTACCCTCCCCTTCGCCACCCGCTCTTGAACCGCCCCCTTCACCCCCTAGCCCAGCCCCCGAGTCAGAAAACGTTTTAATACCTGTACAAAAAATTGTTGTTGAAGGGAGTACTATCTTTGGGCCTGCGGAATTTGATCCGATTATTAAGCCCCTGGAAGGGCGTCAGGTGACGCTTGCGGAGCTACAAGGCGCTGCCGATGCGATTACAAAACTCTATCTTGAGGGGGGCTATTTGACCTCTCGCGCCGTTTTAGGCGAGCAGGTGGCACGGGATGGGGTGATCAGGATTCAAGTGCTTGAAGGCCGCCTAGAGGACATTCGTATTGAAGGGAATAAAGGAATTATCCAACGCTATATTCGCAGTCGTATTGCCCTCGGTGCCGGCGTGCCCCTCAACTCCAATCGTCTGGAAGAGCAGTTGCGCCTGCTGCGAACGGATCCTCTCTTTGCCAATCTTTCTGCCAGTCTGCGACCCGGCACGACGCCCCAAGACAGTATTTTGGTGGTACGGGTGGTGCCCGCCCGCTGGTTTAATGCCGCCTTTGGTTTGGATAACAATACACCACCGGCGATCGCCCCCAGCCGTGCTACTGTCTTTTTGGGATACAACAACCTCAGTGGCCGCGGCGATAGTGTCTATGGCTCCTACGCCATTAGCAACAACCTTAGCACCTTTGACTGGGGAGCGTCCAACACCGTAGAGTTTGGCTACAGTCTGCCCCTCAATGCCATGAATGGCACACTCACCATTCGCACCGTACAAGCAGACAGCGAAATTACCCGCCCCCCCGCCCTTGCTGGCTTGAATATTCGCAGTGAGTCTTCTATTTACGAAGCCAGTTTTCGCCAACCGGTGATTCGCAATCTCCGTGAGGAACTGGCCTTTGGCATTGGCTTCCTGATGCAGTCGGCACAGACTTTTGTTTTGGGAGTGCCAACCCCCATTTCCATTGGTTCTGATCCATCGGGCTATAGTGCCACCCGAGTGCTGGAAGTGAGCCAAGAATATATCCGCCGTGATCCCCAAGGGGCATGGGTCTTTCGTTCGCAGTTCAACTTTGGCCTGCCGATCTTTGGCGCCACCGAAAACCCCAGTCCAACCCCTGATGGTACTTTCTTTAGCTGGCTGGGACAGGGACAGCGGCTGCAACGCCTCTGGGCAGATAACTTCTTGATTTTGCGTACGGATGTGCAACTGAGTCCCAATAGCCTCCTCCCCTTTCACCAATTTGTCATTGGTGGCCCCCTGTCGGTGCGGGGTTACTCAACCAATGCCCTCTCTGGGGATAATGGCCTGCGGTTCTCTGGGGAAGCCCGTTTTCCTATACTGCGCACTGCCAATCGTCGCCCGATTATTTCCATTGGACCGCTGTTTGATCTAGGGGTGGTCTGGAACAATAGCCGTAATCCTGCGGGTGCAGTGCCCGATAATGTGATTGCCGGCTTAGGTATGGGACTCTTGGTGCAACCAACGCCCAACTTAGACATTCAGTTCCAGTATGCAGCGCCGTTGATTGATCTGTCCGGTCAAACCCGTAGTTTGCAGTCCGATGGCATTTACTTTACGTTGACGGTGCGTCCCTAG
- a CDS encoding photosystem II manganese-stabilizing polypeptide, translating to MKYRILMATLLAVCLGIFSLSAPAFAAKQTLTYDDIVGTGLANKCPTLDDTARGAYPIDSSQTYRIAQLCLQPTTFLVKEEPKNKRQEAEFVPTKLVTRETTSLDQIQGELKVNSDGSLTFIEEDGIDFQPVTVQMPGGERIPLLFTVKNLVASTQPNISSITTSTDFKGEFTVPSYRTANFLDPKGRGLASGYDSAIAIPQGKEEELARANVKRFSLTKGEISLNVAKVDGRTGEIAGTFESEQLSDDDMGAHEPHEVKIQGVFYARIEPA from the coding sequence ATGAAATATCGCATTTTAATGGCGACGCTGCTGGCGGTATGTTTAGGGATTTTTTCCTTGAGCGCCCCCGCCTTTGCCGCAAAACAGACTTTAACCTATGACGATATTGTCGGCACTGGTCTGGCCAACAAGTGCCCCACGCTTGATGATACGGCACGCGGTGCCTACCCCATTGATAGCTCCCAAACCTATCGCATTGCCCAACTGTGCTTGCAGCCGACGACATTTTTGGTCAAGGAAGAGCCTAAGAACAAACGCCAAGAGGCCGAATTTGTTCCCACAAAACTGGTGACCCGCGAAACCACGAGCTTGGATCAAATTCAAGGGGAACTCAAGGTCAACAGCGATGGCAGCCTCACGTTCATAGAAGAGGATGGGATTGATTTCCAACCAGTGACCGTGCAAATGCCCGGTGGCGAGCGTATCCCACTGCTGTTTACGGTGAAAAACTTGGTGGCGAGCACTCAGCCCAACATTAGCAGCATCACCACTTCAACGGATTTCAAAGGGGAATTCACCGTTCCTTCCTACCGCACCGCCAACTTCCTCGATCCCAAAGGACGGGGCTTGGCCTCTGGTTATGATTCGGCGATCGCCATTCCCCAAGGTAAAGAAGAAGAGCTGGCTCGCGCCAACGTCAAACGCTTCTCCCTGACCAAGGGTGAAATTTCTCTGAATGTGGCGAAAGTGGATGGCCGCACGGGTGAAATTGCTGGCACCTTTGAAAGTGAGCAACTCTCCGATGATGATATGGGTGCCCACGAACCTCACGAAGTGAAAATTCAAGGGGTCTTTTACGCCCGCATCGAACCTGCCTAG
- a CDS encoding PhoX family phosphatase, producing the protein MAEYFGDLLPRVLSRRTVLKTALFGAAGLTLATLTKGCATAPALGFPTIYPNTDDKITLPEGFEHGVVIRWGDALDGGENLNWNRIHQTVTAADVQRQQQCFGYNCDFVGYQTTPDGKHLLVVNHEYTNPELMFQTVGDRPNQWQAALQREAHGLSIVEIAKNANGGWQYVKASPYNRRITGSTPCEISGPAKGHALLKTAADPTGTRVNGTLNNCAAGKTPWGTVLTCEENFHSYFGGSDSNLTGMVKELHKRYDIPNERADRYGFYLYEDRFNIAKEPQEAFRFGWVVEVDPLSPDRAPIKRTALGRFRHEAATTVIAPDGRVVVYMGDDERFEYAYKFITKGKYQANDRAANLNLLDEGELYVARFNDDLTGEWRAIARVEGSTITPNPNLPTAFQQDPALCFIYTRAAADALGATKMDRPEDFEWNPVTKSVWLALTYNEKRKAKATDGANPRPENVMGHVIEMIEQGNNPTALQFQWRLPLLCGDPSAPEKNRQLVLYGEPTNAEVPPISAPDNLTFDRAGNVWIATDGNGGSTRLGKNDGVYVLNPQRRELKMFLSGVPGCEICGPEFSSDYQTFFCAIQHPGEGAKSTADLPTRWPYGEEVVVPRPAVIAVWRSDGREVSA; encoded by the coding sequence ATGGCTGAATATTTTGGTGATCTGTTACCCCGTGTCCTAAGCCGACGCACCGTACTAAAAACTGCTCTTTTTGGCGCGGCGGGTTTAACCCTTGCAACCCTGACCAAAGGGTGTGCCACTGCACCGGCTTTAGGCTTTCCAACGATTTACCCCAACACCGACGATAAAATTACGCTGCCTGAGGGCTTTGAGCATGGCGTCGTGATTCGCTGGGGCGATGCCCTCGATGGTGGTGAAAACTTGAATTGGAATCGCATTCACCAGACAGTCACCGCAGCCGATGTCCAACGGCAGCAGCAGTGCTTTGGCTACAACTGTGATTTTGTTGGCTATCAGACCACACCCGATGGCAAGCATTTGCTGGTCGTAAATCATGAATACACCAATCCCGAACTCATGTTTCAAACCGTGGGCGATCGCCCCAATCAATGGCAAGCCGCACTCCAGCGGGAGGCCCATGGACTCTCCATTGTCGAGATTGCCAAAAACGCCAATGGTGGCTGGCAATATGTGAAAGCCTCGCCCTACAACCGCCGAATCACAGGTTCAACGCCCTGTGAGATTTCTGGCCCTGCTAAAGGCCACGCCCTTTTGAAAACGGCTGCGGATCCCACGGGGACACGGGTGAATGGCACCCTCAATAACTGCGCAGCGGGCAAAACCCCTTGGGGCACGGTACTCACCTGCGAGGAAAACTTCCATAGCTATTTTGGCGGCAGTGATAGCAACCTCACGGGCATGGTGAAGGAGCTGCATAAGCGCTATGACATTCCCAATGAGCGGGCCGATCGCTATGGCTTTTATCTCTATGAAGATCGCTTCAACATCGCGAAGGAACCCCAAGAGGCCTTTCGCTTTGGCTGGGTTGTGGAAGTGGATCCTCTTTCTCCGGATCGCGCCCCCATTAAACGCACAGCCCTAGGACGGTTTCGCCATGAGGCGGCGACAACGGTGATTGCCCCCGATGGTCGAGTTGTGGTGTATATGGGGGATGATGAACGCTTTGAGTATGCCTACAAATTCATTACCAAGGGCAAGTACCAAGCCAACGATCGCGCCGCCAACTTGAACCTGTTGGATGAAGGGGAACTGTACGTTGCTCGCTTTAATGACGATCTGACGGGTGAATGGCGAGCGATCGCCCGCGTTGAGGGCAGTACAATTACCCCCAACCCCAATCTGCCCACAGCCTTCCAACAGGATCCTGCCCTGTGTTTTATTTACACCCGCGCCGCCGCTGATGCCCTAGGGGCAACAAAAATGGATCGACCCGAGGACTTCGAGTGGAATCCGGTCACCAAAAGTGTTTGGCTGGCGCTGACCTACAACGAGAAACGGAAGGCTAAGGCCACGGATGGCGCCAACCCGCGTCCTGAAAATGTGATGGGGCATGTGATTGAAATGATTGAGCAGGGCAATAACCCAACCGCCTTGCAGTTTCAGTGGCGTTTACCTTTGCTTTGTGGAGATCCCTCCGCCCCAGAGAAAAACCGCCAGTTAGTGCTGTATGGTGAACCCACCAACGCAGAGGTACCGCCAATCTCAGCCCCCGATAACTTGACCTTCGATCGCGCCGGCAATGTCTGGATTGCCACCGATGGCAATGGCGGATCAACCCGCTTGGGCAAAAATGATGGCGTTTATGTCCTCAATCCGCAGCGCCGCGAACTGAAGATGTTCCTCTCTGGCGTGCCCGGCTGTGAAATTTGTGGCCCTGAATTTAGCAGTGACTATCAAACCTTCTTCTGTGCTATTCAGCATCCGGGGGAAGGGGCAAAATCCACAGCTGATCTGCCAACACGCTGGCCCTATGGAGAAGAGGTGGTCGTGCCTCGGCCTGCCGTCATTGCTGTATGGCGCTCAGATGGCCGGGAAGTGTCAGCCTAG
- the trpA gene encoding tryptophan synthase subunit alpha, with amino-acid sequence MPTISERFEQCRARQRCALIPFLTAGDPDLETTVAALKALDAHGADLIELGMPYSDPLADGPVIQAAATRALQRGTRLEAVLEMTTDLHRQLRAPLILFTYYNPIYHRGVSSFLKAVAQAGIKGLVIPDLPLEEAEPVLAETAHLGLELTLLIAPTTSPERMQAIATASQGFIYLVSTTGVTGMRQEMATRVQELLHTLRQITPKPIGVGFGIASPEHARQVRDWGADAAIVGSAFVKRLAEPEQGVTAVAEFCQSLRTALDTP; translated from the coding sequence GTGCCTACAATTTCTGAACGCTTTGAGCAATGTCGTGCCCGCCAACGCTGTGCCCTGATTCCCTTTTTGACTGCCGGTGACCCTGATTTAGAAACGACGGTTGCTGCCCTCAAGGCCTTAGATGCCCATGGTGCAGATTTGATTGAACTGGGAATGCCCTATTCCGATCCCTTGGCCGATGGTCCCGTGATTCAGGCAGCCGCTACCCGCGCCCTGCAACGGGGAACTCGCCTCGAGGCAGTCTTAGAAATGACAACGGACTTACACCGCCAACTGAGGGCACCACTCATTTTATTTACCTACTACAATCCCATCTACCATCGAGGGGTCTCTTCATTTCTGAAAGCCGTTGCCCAAGCCGGGATCAAGGGCTTAGTGATTCCGGATTTGCCCCTTGAGGAAGCAGAACCCGTTCTTGCAGAAACAGCGCATCTAGGCTTGGAATTGACACTACTGATTGCGCCCACCACATCGCCCGAACGGATGCAGGCGATCGCCACCGCTTCCCAAGGATTTATTTACTTGGTCAGCACCACGGGTGTCACTGGCATGCGCCAAGAAATGGCCACTCGGGTTCAGGAACTGTTGCACACCCTACGCCAGATCACTCCCAAGCCCATCGGTGTCGGGTTTGGCATTGCCAGTCCGGAGCATGCCCGCCAAGTGCGCGATTGGGGCGCCGATGCTGCCATTGTCGGTAGTGCCTTTGTCAAACGTCTGGCAGAACCAGAGCAGGGAGTTACCGCTGTCGCCGAGTTTTGTCAGTCACTCCGCACAGCCCTCGATACGCCCTAG
- a CDS encoding DNA-binding protein, whose translation MAQSVAQSVTPIRNLGNVYGITIRGTVRSVVGNHFILEDGTGQVIVDAGPRWFHQINLQPGETVTVVGKYDDYDFDAFRITRANGEVINIRPHGGPPPWAGGRRRWEQRQAR comes from the coding sequence ATGGCTCAAAGCGTTGCCCAGTCGGTAACCCCGATTCGTAATTTAGGCAATGTCTATGGCATTACCATTCGCGGCACTGTACGCAGTGTTGTTGGCAATCATTTCATTCTCGAGGATGGCACTGGCCAAGTGATTGTGGATGCGGGGCCGCGTTGGTTTCACCAAATCAATCTCCAGCCCGGCGAAACGGTCACGGTGGTGGGGAAATATGATGATTATGATTTTGACGCCTTTCGTATTACCCGCGCCAATGGAGAGGTGATTAACATTCGTCCCCATGGTGGGCCTCCCCCTTGGGCGGGTGGCCGGCGACGCTGGGAGCAACGACAAGCACGTTAG
- a CDS encoding FtsW/RodA/SpoVE family cell cycle protein, translated as MSWWRFLPFGDRLRRSEAVGDLRQWTLEARLLHWLTLVWIGLGLVVLFSASFPVGLAETGDGLYYFTRQLLWLALGWIGFQVFLRLPLRRSLQMAIPGFFLFLLLIWATRLPGVGTTVMGATRWISLGPFQLQPSEMMKPFLVLQAAWVFSSWRRLHLKARCFWLTAFALTLLGILIQPNLSTTALCGMTLWLIALGAGLPLAPLLLTAMSGLGLAVLSISINEYQRRRVMSFLNPWADAMGDGYQLVQSLLAVASGGVLGTGYGFSQQKLSYLPIQHTDFIFAVYAEEMGLLGCLLLLGLLAAYGWLGMRVVNQARDPLIQLIALGATVIMLLQALINIGVAIGILPTTGLPFPLFSYGGSSIMASMAIAGLLIRCAREGQQAEVIAFPAATNTRAKTSRTHRRRAAPVVPLRPEGINRYSSRKP; from the coding sequence GTGAGTTGGTGGCGTTTTCTCCCCTTTGGCGATCGCCTGCGGCGCAGCGAAGCGGTTGGCGACCTGCGGCAGTGGACCCTAGAAGCACGATTGCTCCACTGGTTGACCCTAGTGTGGATTGGTCTTGGCTTGGTCGTCCTCTTTTCCGCTAGTTTTCCCGTCGGTTTGGCCGAAACAGGGGATGGGCTGTACTACTTTACGCGCCAGTTGCTGTGGCTTGCCCTTGGCTGGATAGGCTTTCAAGTGTTTCTGCGGCTGCCGCTGCGGCGATCGCTCCAGATGGCCATTCCAGGTTTCTTTTTGTTTCTGCTGCTGATCTGGGCAACACGCCTACCGGGGGTCGGGACAACGGTGATGGGCGCCACCCGCTGGATTAGTCTTGGTCCTTTTCAACTCCAGCCCTCGGAAATGATGAAGCCTTTTTTAGTCCTGCAAGCCGCTTGGGTGTTTAGTTCGTGGCGGCGGCTGCACCTGAAGGCGCGTTGTTTTTGGTTAACGGCCTTTGCCCTGACGCTGCTGGGAATTTTAATCCAACCCAACCTCAGCACCACCGCCCTCTGTGGCATGACATTGTGGCTGATTGCCCTTGGGGCAGGTTTACCCTTGGCGCCCCTACTGTTAACAGCCATGAGTGGCTTGGGCTTGGCAGTCCTCAGCATCAGCATTAACGAGTATCAACGGCGGCGGGTGATGTCCTTCCTCAACCCTTGGGCGGATGCGATGGGGGATGGCTACCAACTGGTGCAGAGTCTCTTGGCGGTTGCTTCGGGGGGCGTTTTGGGCACGGGCTATGGCTTTTCACAGCAAAAGCTCTCCTATTTGCCCATCCAGCACACGGATTTTATTTTTGCGGTCTATGCCGAGGAAATGGGGCTATTGGGGTGCCTCTTGCTCCTAGGACTGCTGGCGGCCTACGGTTGGCTGGGAATGCGGGTGGTGAATCAGGCGCGGGATCCCCTGATCCAGCTCATTGCCTTGGGGGCAACGGTGATCATGCTCCTACAGGCCCTGATTAATATAGGTGTCGCCATTGGTATCCTACCGACAACAGGATTACCCTTTCCCCTCTTTAGCTATGGCGGTAGCTCAATTATGGCCAGTATGGCGATCGCTGGCCTGTTGATTCGCTGTGCCCGTGAAGGACAGCAGGCAGAGGTGATTGCCTTCCCCGCTGCCACAAACACTCGCGCCAAAACGTCTAGAACCCACCGCCGCCGGGCTGCCCCAGTCGTACCCCTGCGTCCTGAAGGGATCAATCGCTATTCTTCCCGCAAGCCCTAG
- a CDS encoding ABC transporter ATP-binding protein — protein MATLLELRELRVAYPTTETSSAATCVVDGVSFCVAAGERFGLVGESGCGKSTIGKAILQLLPTGSQVAGAIALQGQSLLGLTTSQLRRLRGEQIGLVFQDPMTRLNPLMSVYDHCDELLRSHCSAWSRSQRRQRIVEVLDRVKISANRLHQHPHELSGGMRQRVAIALALLLNPPLIIADEPTTALDVTVAAEILDELTRLCQAEQRGLLLISHDLALMAKYCDRLAVMHQGKIVELGAARQVLQQPQHPYTQSLLAATQLTPKETPPLDTAPELLRVHNLQRHYRLGGWLQPQTTIRAVDGVDLTLRRGETLGLVGESGCGKSTLSRLILQLIPANAGEVVFLGRNLTQLPAAQLRPVRRDLQMIFQDPHACLNPKMTVEQNLLEPLLIHRLMAKEAAQDRVREMLAQVELTPSEVYVHRYPHALSGGQRQRVAIARALITHPQLVVCDEPVSMLDAHIQRQVLALMQQLKEQFQLTYLFITHDLAIARYFCDRIAVMYAGKIVELAPTAQLFAQPQHPYTQKLLAAAL, from the coding sequence ATGGCGACTCTTTTAGAACTCAGGGAACTGCGGGTCGCCTACCCTACAACGGAGACATCATCTGCTGCAACATGCGTGGTAGATGGTGTTTCTTTTTGTGTGGCCGCTGGGGAGCGGTTTGGCTTAGTGGGGGAGTCGGGTTGTGGCAAATCCACGATTGGTAAGGCCATTTTGCAATTATTGCCGACTGGGTCACAGGTTGCTGGGGCGATCGCCCTTCAGGGGCAATCCCTTTTGGGGCTGACCACTTCCCAATTGCGGCGACTGCGGGGCGAGCAAATTGGTTTGGTCTTTCAGGATCCGATGACGCGCCTCAATCCCCTCATGAGTGTCTATGACCACTGCGATGAGCTATTGCGGAGTCATTGCTCTGCTTGGAGTCGCTCCCAACGGCGGCAGCGCATTGTTGAGGTGTTGGATCGGGTGAAAATTTCGGCCAATCGCCTGCATCAGCATCCCCATGAGTTGAGTGGCGGGATGCGTCAACGGGTGGCGATCGCCCTTGCGTTGCTCTTGAACCCACCCCTGATCATTGCTGATGAACCGACAACGGCGCTAGATGTGACTGTCGCGGCGGAAATTCTCGATGAACTCACGCGCCTGTGCCAAGCGGAGCAGCGGGGACTGCTGCTGATTTCCCACGATCTGGCATTGATGGCCAAGTATTGCGATCGCCTTGCGGTCATGCACCAAGGCAAGATTGTTGAACTGGGAGCGGCTCGTCAAGTGCTGCAACAGCCCCAACACCCCTATACCCAGTCCCTACTTGCGGCCACCCAACTCACCCCTAAAGAAACCCCACCCTTGGACACTGCCCCAGAACTGCTGCGGGTTCACAATTTACAGCGGCACTACCGCTTGGGGGGATGGCTACAACCGCAAACCACGATTCGAGCGGTTGATGGCGTCGATCTAACGTTGCGCCGCGGAGAAACCCTTGGCCTTGTGGGCGAATCCGGCTGTGGTAAAAGTACGCTCTCGCGCTTGATTCTGCAACTGATTCCCGCCAACGCCGGTGAAGTGGTCTTTTTGGGGCGCAATTTAACTCAATTACCAGCGGCACAACTGCGCCCAGTCCGCCGCGATCTGCAAATGATTTTCCAAGACCCCCATGCCTGCCTCAATCCCAAGATGACCGTGGAGCAAAACTTGCTGGAGCCACTGCTAATTCATCGGCTGATGGCCAAAGAGGCTGCCCAAGACCGCGTGCGCGAGATGCTGGCACAGGTGGAATTAACCCCCAGTGAAGTGTATGTTCATCGCTATCCCCATGCCCTGTCGGGGGGACAACGCCAACGGGTGGCGATCGCCCGTGCCCTGATTACCCATCCCCAACTGGTGGTCTGTGATGAACCAGTGAGTATGCTCGATGCCCATATCCAACGCCAGGTGCTGGCGCTGATGCAACAGTTAAAGGAACAATTCCAACTCACTTATCTCTTTATCACCCACGATCTGGCGATCGCCCGCTATTTTTGCGATCGCATTGCCGTCATGTACGCTGGTAAGATCGTTGAACTGGCTCCCACTGCCCAATTGTTTGCCCAGCCGCAGCATCCCTACACGCAAAAATTGCTGGCCGCTGCTCTGTAG
- the ndhM gene encoding photosynthetic/respiratory NAD(P)H-quinone oxidoreductase subunit M, with translation MLLKSTTRHVHIYAGHVVDGEVHPDTETLTLNVDPDNELEWNDAALAKVEAKFQELVANAAGEDLTEYNLRRIGSDLEHFIRSLLMQGEIGYNLNSRVRNYSLGIPRVNHC, from the coding sequence ATGCTACTGAAGTCCACAACACGTCACGTTCACATCTATGCCGGCCATGTGGTTGATGGTGAAGTTCATCCTGATACAGAAACACTGACGCTGAATGTGGATCCCGATAACGAGTTGGAGTGGAACGACGCCGCCCTAGCGAAGGTGGAAGCCAAGTTTCAGGAGCTGGTGGCGAATGCCGCAGGGGAAGATTTGACGGAATACAATTTGCGGCGGATTGGCTCGGACTTGGAGCACTTTATTCGCTCGTTACTGATGCAAGGTGAAATTGGTTACAACCTCAATAGTCGTGTGCGTAACTACAGTCTGGGGATTCCCCGTGTGAATCACTGCTAG